One part of the Caldisericota bacterium genome encodes these proteins:
- a CDS encoding patatin-like phospholipase family protein, whose amino-acid sequence MLSGGGARSLTEVVVLKTLEKHNLIPDVITGTSMGGIVGGFHAAGFKLSQMEKFAMAMVISKMLDTKSPLIYFEENELEKAEPAKYGRIRVSRSVLTRQMALDN is encoded by the coding sequence ATGCTATCTGGCGGTGGTGCAAGGAGCCTTACAGAAGTAGTTGTACTAAAAACGTTAGAAAAACATAATCTGATTCCTGACGTTATTACCGGAACCTCTATGGGTGGAATTGTGGGCGGATTTCATGCCGCTGGATTTAAGCTATCGCAAATGGAAAAATTTGCAATGGCAATGGTAATAAGTAAAATGCTTGATACAAAATCACCTTTAATTTATTTTGAAGAAAATGAATTAGAGAAGGCAGAACCGGCAAAATATGGAAGGATAAGGGTGTCGCGGAGCGTTTTGACAAGACAAATGGCACTGGATAACTAA
- a CDS encoding patatin-like phospholipase family protein has translation MRATISLPLIFEPFEYNEMLLVDGGVMSNAPVGIAREMSADIILAVDGSGDIKRRKKETFKTPFNTAWRVFRIAQNHIYEKELKSGDLIVKTGLGLDTLDFSKNKECIMKGEEDMEKEIKKLKELSEE, from the coding sequence ATACGAGCGACAATTTCTTTGCCTTTGATTTTTGAGCCTTTTGAGTATAATGAAATGCTTCTTGTAGATGGTGGAGTTATGAGCAACGCTCCTGTTGGTATTGCAAGAGAAATGAGCGCAGACATTATATTGGCAGTAGATGGAAGTGGAGATATTAAGAGAAGGAAAAAGGAAACTTTCAAAACTCCTTTTAATACTGCCTGGCGCGTATTTAGAATTGCTCAGAATCATATATATGAGAAAGAGCTTAAGAGCGGGGATTTAATTGTAAAAACAGGGCTTGGCCTGGATACTTTAGATTTTTCTAAGAATAAAGAGTGTATAATGAAAGGTGAAGAAGATATGGAGAAAGAAATTAAAAAGTTAAAAGAACTTTCGGAGGAGTAA